One genomic segment of Salmo trutta chromosome 8, fSalTru1.1, whole genome shotgun sequence includes these proteins:
- the LOC115198520 gene encoding zinc finger protein 219 isoform X2 — protein MDSPPECVLALSCELPQSPPTLPSLDHSPQASPHSTSHLSPSHSPLDLPLARSPSALSHTPEPLSNTLDNTPYFPLSSFPLNHHDEEEEEDEEELSAPPSPTPAVALFPGGLPEVCSPSPESSPPVTPTSSAPLPGFGALELALSSGQQGATCSDELDLQLFHKDGGSLLGSLPGRKGVSRGAAGLKFPCLVCGKRFRFQSILSLHARAHSLDRDRRASALYRNTGTTTGSIIGTGSTAHLKAHQKHNDVGQNHHSHRQSPLLSVSLTQGLRGEDGDGDALEEALQMDHQTLQPFLMDDSTPLSPPLTEEVPLSLTSPYSSSCGLGGTGPAILEEAALATVAAPAFRCHACKGKFRTASELSRHVRILHNPYKCTLCSFSASQEERLAAHLHDSHPSLSLSPPVELPALPSYTPRHPPIVTTTTTIIPTPIPDTLVPTPTLAPGAPPLPAFRCETCGQRFTQSWFLKGHMRKHKDSLDHKCQVCGRGFKEPWFLKNHMKVHLNKLGLKAGLGGLGGLVAPVAGTEQRGHKGSVTSQGLNALYSSLLLARGGGGRGGRARAERDGAGVSSKSAILGYLGLPSDGGGGASCMERLQAVAQVAEMGNGSGGGGGGGNVGGGETAADGGDQIAMWQLVARSLVAAQQAQQAQQAQRQNQRTQHLHRAPSRSSVVGEAEQVRAYLGGLDPREEPPSSGAPWECPDCGKLFRSLQQVVAHARVHVQRPHKNHGHPPRHAGGGEEDGGASRSGGGRGGVGGGGGRGGSSEGRQESKLQSGPQHQSAAGGGFHSVMSQFQGENGLSGSSSGSSVTSRERVRGTGVKDCPYCGERPYKCPHCDYAGTQSGSLKYHLQRHHREQRNAMGASSSTASSPGLTSASLGGGGGAPRGEGREGMAKQRRPQSFTHGSAARSPAETASSRHNQHQPWILGLPEQRDRDHGKAMGGLREADLESQYRYLSGVMGALYQGGMEGGWTGESPTSTPTPPPPKAPKVSRRKPLTTSRMVPANGRERMGGGSARGTQDGGLLSQPLDLSRRPSPGLGGLEEDGVPGGGGGGGGAGVTLNQCLFCPFRTCSAELMAMHLQVNHTSKSRRKRGAHNPSSLGEHGPQRPPQPRADPDPLALWRYLSESEDRAPLEEWASSRVERGMENGLTPEEVDLEGNYNLHQPLQASNQASTTPRNTRSGLAGLGQEGRVEEDGLEEEEEEEGEEEDLERESSSPGDSPIEHGMRMSLSMSPALGSDRLTREKEAVMGD, from the exons ATGGATTCTCCTCCTGAATGTGTGTTGGCGCTTTCGTGTGAGCTGCCCCAGTCACCACCTACACTACCATCTCTGGACCACAGTCCCCAGGCCTCTCCTCACtctacctcccacctctccccttcACACAGCCCCCTGGACCTGCCCCTAGCCCGTAGCCCCTCAGCCCTGTCCCACACACCAGAACCCCTGTCGAACACCCTAGACAACACCCCctacttccccctctcctccttccccctcaaCCACcacgatgaggaagaggaggaggatgaagaggagctGTCAGCCCCTCCGTCCCCCACCCCGGCCGTGGCTCTCTTCCCGGGGGGTCTTCCGGAGGTGTGTAGCCCCTCTCCGGAGAGCTCTCCTCCGGTCACTCCGACATCATCGGCCCCTCTCCCCGGGTTCGGGGCCCTGGAGCTGGCCCTGTCCTCCGGGCAGCAGGGTGCCACCTGTAGTGATGAGCTAGACCTCCAGCTCTTCCATAAGGATGGGGGGAGTCTGTTAGGGTCTTTGCCAGGGAGGAAGGGTGTTTCTAGGGGAGCGGCCGGACTCAAGTTCCCCTGTCTGGTTTGTGGGAAGAGATTCCGCTTCCAGAGTATCTTGTCGCTCCACGCCCGCGCTCACAGTCTGGATCGGGACCGCCGCGCCTCagctctgtaccgtaacaccggCACCACGACCGGGAGCATCATTGGGACGGGGTCCACGGCGCATCTCAAAGCCCACCAGAAGCACAACGACGTGGGGCAGAACCACCACAGCCACCGCCAGAGTCCCCTGCTGTCTGTATCTCTAACCCAGGGActgagaggggaggatggggatggggatgctCTAGAGGAGGCTCTGCAGATGGATCACCAGACCCTCCAGCCGTTCCTAATGGATGACAGCACACCGCTGAGCCCTCCGCTGACCGAGGAGGTGCCCCTCTCCCTCACCTCCCCCTACTCCTCTTCCTGCGGCCTGGGTGGCACGGGTCCTGCCATCTTAGAAGAAGCCGCCTTGGCCACAGTGGCAGCGCCCGCATTCCGCTGCCACGCCTGCAAGGGTAAATTCCGCACGGCCTCGGAGCTGTCTCGTCACGTCCGCATCCTCCACAACCCGTACAAGTGTACCCTGTGCTCCTTCTCCGCCAGCCAGGAGGAACGCCTGGCCGCACACCTCCACGACAGCCacccctccctgtccctctctcccccggTGGAACTCCCCGCCCTGCCCTCCTACACCCCCAGACACCCCCCCATTgtaaccaccaccactaccatcatcccCACCCCCATCCCAGACACTCTCGTTCCCACCCCCACCCTGGCCCCAGGGGCTCCGCCTCTGCCGGCCTTCCGCTGTGAGACGTGCGGCCAGCGCTTCACCCAGTCCTGGTTCCTGAAGGGCCACATGAGGAAGCACAAGGATTCTCTGGACCACAAATGTCAGGTGTGTGGCCGTGGCTTCAAGGAGCCCTGGTTCCTCAAGAACCACATGAAG GTGCACCTCAACAAGCTGGGCCTGAAGGCAGGGCTGGGGGGGCTGGGGGGGCTGGTGGCTCCTGTGGCCGGGACTGAACAAAGAGGCCACAAAGGCTCGGTCACCAGCCAGGGCCTCAACGCTCTCTACTCCAGCCTCTTGCTGGCTCgtggtggaggggggagagggggacgaGCAAGGGCTGAGCGGGACGGCGCCGGAGTCTCTAGTAAATCGGCCATCTTGGGCTACCTGGGGTTGCCTAGCGATGGCGGTGGCGGCGCCAGTTGCATGGAACGGCtgcaggccgtggctcaggtggcgGAGATGGGGAACGGGagcggaggaggagggggaggaggaaacgtaggaggaggagagacagcggCAGATGGAGGGGACCAGATAGCCATGTGGCAGCTGGTAGCTCGTAGCCTAGTAGCAGCTCAACAGGCCCAGCAAGCCCAGCAGGCTCAAAGGCAGAACCAGAGGACCCAGCACCTGCACCGAGCCCCATCCAGGAGCTCCGTGGTGGGGGAGGCTGAGCAGGTCAGGGCCTACCTTGGAGGTCTGGATCCCCGAGAGGAGCCTCCGTCCTCCGGAGCCCCATGGGAGTGCCCCGACTGTGGGAAGCTGTTCCGGAGCCTGCAGCAAGTGGTGGCGCATGCCCGTGTCCACGTCCAGCGGCCCCATAAGAACCACGGTCACCCCCCACGCCACgccggaggaggagaggaggatggaggggcgAGCCGGAGTgggggaggacgaggaggagttggaggaggaggtgggagaggaggTAGCAGCGAGGGAAGACAGGAGTCCAAACTTCAAAGTGGACCTCAACATCAGTCAGCAGCCGGAGGAGGGTTCCACTCAGTGATGTCACAGTTCCAAG gagAGAACGGTCTATCTGGGTCATCTTCAGGTTCGTCCGTGACTTCTAGGGAGCGTGTGCGAGGCACAGGGGTGAAAGACTGCCCCTATTGCG GGGAGAGACCGTATAAATGTCCCCACTGTGACTACGCGGGAACCCAGTCAGGCTCTCTAAAGTACCATCTCCAGAGGCACCACAGAGAACAGAGGAACGCCATGGGGGCCTCTTCATCCACCGCCTCCTCCCCCGGGCTCACTTCCGCCTCtctgggaggtggtggaggagctccacggggggagggaagggaggggatgGCCAAACAGCGCCGGCCCCAGAGCTTCACCCATGGCTCAGCCGCCAGAAGCCCGGCAGAGACCGCTTCCTCCAGGCACAACCAGCACCAGCCCTGGATACTGGGCCTTCCcgagcagagagacagggaccATGGGAAGGCCATGGGAGGACTGAGGGAGGCAGATCTGGAGAGCCAGTACCGGTACCTATCCGGGGTGATGGGGGCGCTGTACcagggggggatggagggagggtggacaggggAGTCCCCTACCTCCACTCCCACCCCGCCCCCGCCGAAGGCGCCCAAAGTGTCCCGCCGCAAACCACTCACCACCAGCCGCATGGTGCCAGCTAACGGGAGGGAGCGGATGGGAGGGGGATCAGCTCGGGGCACCCAGGATGGAGGCTTGTTGTCCCAGCCCCTGGATCTCTCCCGCCGCCCCTCCCCTGGGCTCGGAGGTCTGGAGGAGGATGGAGTAccgggaggtggtggtggaggaggaggagcaggggtcACCCTAAACCAGTGCCTGTTCTGTCCCTTCCGTACCTGCTCAGCCGAACTGATGGCCATGCACCTCCAGGTCAACCACACCAGCAAGTCCAGGCGTAAGAGGGGGGCGCACAACCCCAGCTCCCTGGGGGAACACGGGCCCCAGAGGCCACCCCAACCCCGGGCTGACCCAGACCCCCTAGCCCTGTGGAG gtaCCTGAGCGAGAGTGAAGATAGGGCCCCCCTCGAGGAATGGGCCTCAtccagggtggagagagggatggagaacgGCCTCACCCCAGAGGAAGTGGACCTAGAGGGCAACTACAACCTCCACCAACCCCTGCAGGCTTCTAACCAGGCCTCCACCACACCCAGGAACACAAGGAGTGGCCTCGCTGGCCTGGGGCAGGAAGGCAGGGTGGAGGAGGATGGgttagaggaggaagaagaggaggaaggagaagaggaggatttGGAAAGGGAGAGCAGTAGTCCAGGGGATTCCCCTATAGAGCATGGGATGAGgatgtctctctccatgtcaccTGCCCTCGGCTCTGACCGTCTTACACGAGAGAAGGAAGCAGTGATGGGAGACTAA
- the LOC115198520 gene encoding zinc finger protein 219 isoform X1, protein MDSPPECVLALSCELPQSPPTLPSLDHSPQASPHSTSHLSPSHSPLDLPLARSPSALSHTPEPLSNTLDNTPYFPLSSFPLNHHDEEEEEDEEELSAPPSPTPAVALFPGGLPEVCSPSPESSPPVTPTSSAPLPGFGALELALSSGQQGATCSDELDLQLFHKDGGSLLGSLPGRKGVSRGAAGLKFPCLVCGKRFRFQSILSLHARAHSLDRDRRASALYRNTGTTTGSIIGTGSTAHLKAHQKHNDVGQNHHSHRQSPLLSVSLTQGLRGEDGDGDALEEALQMDHQTLQPFLMDDSTPLSPPLTEEVPLSLTSPYSSSCGLGGTGPAILEEAALATVAAPAFRCHACKGKFRTASELSRHVRILHNPYKCTLCSFSASQEERLAAHLHDSHPSLSLSPPVELPALPSYTPRHPPIVTTTTTIIPTPIPDTLVPTPTLAPGAPPLPAFRCETCGQRFTQSWFLKGHMRKHKDSLDHKCQVCGRGFKEPWFLKNHMKVHLNKLGLKAGLGGLGGLVAPVAGTEQRGHKGSVTSQGLNALYSSLLLARGGGGRGGRARAERDGAGVSSKSAILGYLGLPSDGGGGASCMERLQAVAQVAEMGNGSGGGGGGGNVGGGETAADGGDQIAMWQLVARSLVAAQQAQQAQQAQRQNQRTQHLHRAPSRSSVVGEAEQVRAYLGGLDPREEPPSSGAPWECPDCGKLFRSLQQVVAHARVHVQRPHKNHGHPPRHAGGGEEDGGASRSGGGRGGVGGGGGRGGSSEGRQESKLQSGPQHQSAAGGGFHSVMSQFQGENGLSGSSSGSSVTSRERVRGTGVKDCPYCGKAFRSSHHLKVHLRVHTGERPYKCPHCDYAGTQSGSLKYHLQRHHREQRNAMGASSSTASSPGLTSASLGGGGGAPRGEGREGMAKQRRPQSFTHGSAARSPAETASSRHNQHQPWILGLPEQRDRDHGKAMGGLREADLESQYRYLSGVMGALYQGGMEGGWTGESPTSTPTPPPPKAPKVSRRKPLTTSRMVPANGRERMGGGSARGTQDGGLLSQPLDLSRRPSPGLGGLEEDGVPGGGGGGGGAGVTLNQCLFCPFRTCSAELMAMHLQVNHTSKSRRKRGAHNPSSLGEHGPQRPPQPRADPDPLALWRYLSESEDRAPLEEWASSRVERGMENGLTPEEVDLEGNYNLHQPLQASNQASTTPRNTRSGLAGLGQEGRVEEDGLEEEEEEEGEEEDLERESSSPGDSPIEHGMRMSLSMSPALGSDRLTREKEAVMGD, encoded by the exons ATGGATTCTCCTCCTGAATGTGTGTTGGCGCTTTCGTGTGAGCTGCCCCAGTCACCACCTACACTACCATCTCTGGACCACAGTCCCCAGGCCTCTCCTCACtctacctcccacctctccccttcACACAGCCCCCTGGACCTGCCCCTAGCCCGTAGCCCCTCAGCCCTGTCCCACACACCAGAACCCCTGTCGAACACCCTAGACAACACCCCctacttccccctctcctccttccccctcaaCCACcacgatgaggaagaggaggaggatgaagaggagctGTCAGCCCCTCCGTCCCCCACCCCGGCCGTGGCTCTCTTCCCGGGGGGTCTTCCGGAGGTGTGTAGCCCCTCTCCGGAGAGCTCTCCTCCGGTCACTCCGACATCATCGGCCCCTCTCCCCGGGTTCGGGGCCCTGGAGCTGGCCCTGTCCTCCGGGCAGCAGGGTGCCACCTGTAGTGATGAGCTAGACCTCCAGCTCTTCCATAAGGATGGGGGGAGTCTGTTAGGGTCTTTGCCAGGGAGGAAGGGTGTTTCTAGGGGAGCGGCCGGACTCAAGTTCCCCTGTCTGGTTTGTGGGAAGAGATTCCGCTTCCAGAGTATCTTGTCGCTCCACGCCCGCGCTCACAGTCTGGATCGGGACCGCCGCGCCTCagctctgtaccgtaacaccggCACCACGACCGGGAGCATCATTGGGACGGGGTCCACGGCGCATCTCAAAGCCCACCAGAAGCACAACGACGTGGGGCAGAACCACCACAGCCACCGCCAGAGTCCCCTGCTGTCTGTATCTCTAACCCAGGGActgagaggggaggatggggatggggatgctCTAGAGGAGGCTCTGCAGATGGATCACCAGACCCTCCAGCCGTTCCTAATGGATGACAGCACACCGCTGAGCCCTCCGCTGACCGAGGAGGTGCCCCTCTCCCTCACCTCCCCCTACTCCTCTTCCTGCGGCCTGGGTGGCACGGGTCCTGCCATCTTAGAAGAAGCCGCCTTGGCCACAGTGGCAGCGCCCGCATTCCGCTGCCACGCCTGCAAGGGTAAATTCCGCACGGCCTCGGAGCTGTCTCGTCACGTCCGCATCCTCCACAACCCGTACAAGTGTACCCTGTGCTCCTTCTCCGCCAGCCAGGAGGAACGCCTGGCCGCACACCTCCACGACAGCCacccctccctgtccctctctcccccggTGGAACTCCCCGCCCTGCCCTCCTACACCCCCAGACACCCCCCCATTgtaaccaccaccactaccatcatcccCACCCCCATCCCAGACACTCTCGTTCCCACCCCCACCCTGGCCCCAGGGGCTCCGCCTCTGCCGGCCTTCCGCTGTGAGACGTGCGGCCAGCGCTTCACCCAGTCCTGGTTCCTGAAGGGCCACATGAGGAAGCACAAGGATTCTCTGGACCACAAATGTCAGGTGTGTGGCCGTGGCTTCAAGGAGCCCTGGTTCCTCAAGAACCACATGAAG GTGCACCTCAACAAGCTGGGCCTGAAGGCAGGGCTGGGGGGGCTGGGGGGGCTGGTGGCTCCTGTGGCCGGGACTGAACAAAGAGGCCACAAAGGCTCGGTCACCAGCCAGGGCCTCAACGCTCTCTACTCCAGCCTCTTGCTGGCTCgtggtggaggggggagagggggacgaGCAAGGGCTGAGCGGGACGGCGCCGGAGTCTCTAGTAAATCGGCCATCTTGGGCTACCTGGGGTTGCCTAGCGATGGCGGTGGCGGCGCCAGTTGCATGGAACGGCtgcaggccgtggctcaggtggcgGAGATGGGGAACGGGagcggaggaggagggggaggaggaaacgtaggaggaggagagacagcggCAGATGGAGGGGACCAGATAGCCATGTGGCAGCTGGTAGCTCGTAGCCTAGTAGCAGCTCAACAGGCCCAGCAAGCCCAGCAGGCTCAAAGGCAGAACCAGAGGACCCAGCACCTGCACCGAGCCCCATCCAGGAGCTCCGTGGTGGGGGAGGCTGAGCAGGTCAGGGCCTACCTTGGAGGTCTGGATCCCCGAGAGGAGCCTCCGTCCTCCGGAGCCCCATGGGAGTGCCCCGACTGTGGGAAGCTGTTCCGGAGCCTGCAGCAAGTGGTGGCGCATGCCCGTGTCCACGTCCAGCGGCCCCATAAGAACCACGGTCACCCCCCACGCCACgccggaggaggagaggaggatggaggggcgAGCCGGAGTgggggaggacgaggaggagttggaggaggaggtgggagaggaggTAGCAGCGAGGGAAGACAGGAGTCCAAACTTCAAAGTGGACCTCAACATCAGTCAGCAGCCGGAGGAGGGTTCCACTCAGTGATGTCACAGTTCCAAG gagAGAACGGTCTATCTGGGTCATCTTCAGGTTCGTCCGTGACTTCTAGGGAGCGTGTGCGAGGCACAGGGGTGAAAGACTGCCCCTATTGCGGTAAAGCTTTCCGCTCGTCCCATCACCTTAAAGTGCATCTGAGAGTTCACACAG GGGAGAGACCGTATAAATGTCCCCACTGTGACTACGCGGGAACCCAGTCAGGCTCTCTAAAGTACCATCTCCAGAGGCACCACAGAGAACAGAGGAACGCCATGGGGGCCTCTTCATCCACCGCCTCCTCCCCCGGGCTCACTTCCGCCTCtctgggaggtggtggaggagctccacggggggagggaagggaggggatgGCCAAACAGCGCCGGCCCCAGAGCTTCACCCATGGCTCAGCCGCCAGAAGCCCGGCAGAGACCGCTTCCTCCAGGCACAACCAGCACCAGCCCTGGATACTGGGCCTTCCcgagcagagagacagggaccATGGGAAGGCCATGGGAGGACTGAGGGAGGCAGATCTGGAGAGCCAGTACCGGTACCTATCCGGGGTGATGGGGGCGCTGTACcagggggggatggagggagggtggacaggggAGTCCCCTACCTCCACTCCCACCCCGCCCCCGCCGAAGGCGCCCAAAGTGTCCCGCCGCAAACCACTCACCACCAGCCGCATGGTGCCAGCTAACGGGAGGGAGCGGATGGGAGGGGGATCAGCTCGGGGCACCCAGGATGGAGGCTTGTTGTCCCAGCCCCTGGATCTCTCCCGCCGCCCCTCCCCTGGGCTCGGAGGTCTGGAGGAGGATGGAGTAccgggaggtggtggtggaggaggaggagcaggggtcACCCTAAACCAGTGCCTGTTCTGTCCCTTCCGTACCTGCTCAGCCGAACTGATGGCCATGCACCTCCAGGTCAACCACACCAGCAAGTCCAGGCGTAAGAGGGGGGCGCACAACCCCAGCTCCCTGGGGGAACACGGGCCCCAGAGGCCACCCCAACCCCGGGCTGACCCAGACCCCCTAGCCCTGTGGAG gtaCCTGAGCGAGAGTGAAGATAGGGCCCCCCTCGAGGAATGGGCCTCAtccagggtggagagagggatggagaacgGCCTCACCCCAGAGGAAGTGGACCTAGAGGGCAACTACAACCTCCACCAACCCCTGCAGGCTTCTAACCAGGCCTCCACCACACCCAGGAACACAAGGAGTGGCCTCGCTGGCCTGGGGCAGGAAGGCAGGGTGGAGGAGGATGGgttagaggaggaagaagaggaggaaggagaagaggaggatttGGAAAGGGAGAGCAGTAGTCCAGGGGATTCCCCTATAGAGCATGGGATGAGgatgtctctctccatgtcaccTGCCCTCGGCTCTGACCGTCTTACACGAGAGAAGGAAGCAGTGATGGGAGACTAA
- the LOC115198520 gene encoding zinc finger protein 219 isoform X3, with amino-acid sequence MDSPPECVLALSCELPQSPPTLPSLDHSPQASPHSTSHLSPSHSPLDLPLARSPSALSHTPEPLSNTLDNTPYFPLSSFPLNHHDEEEEEDEEELSAPPSPTPAVALFPGGLPEVCSPSPESSPPVTPTSSAPLPGFGALELALSSGQQGATCSDELDLQLFHKDGGSLLGSLPGRKGVSRGAAGLKFPCLVCGKRFRFQSILSLHARAHSLDRDRRASALYRNTGTTTGSIIGTGSTAHLKAHQKHNDVGQNHHSHRQSPLLSVSLTQGLRGEDGDGDALEEALQMDHQTLQPFLMDDSTPLSPPLTEEVPLSLTSPYSSSCGLGGTGPAILEEAALATVAAPAFRCHACKGKFRTASELSRHVRILHNPYKCTLCSFSASQEERLAAHLHDSHPSLSLSPPVELPALPSYTPRHPPIVTTTTTIIPTPIPDTLVPTPTLAPGAPPLPAFRCETCGQRFTQSWFLKGHMRKHKDSLDHKCQVCGRGFKEPWFLKNHMKVHLNKLGLKAGLGGLGGLVAPVAGTEQRGHKGSVTSQGLNALYSSLLLARGGGGRGGRARAERDGAGVSSKSAILGYLGLPSDGGGGASCMERLQAVAQVAEMGNGSGGGGGGGNVGGGETAADGGDQIAMWQLVARSLVAAQQAQQAQQAQRQNQRTQHLHRAPSRSSVVGEAEQVRAYLGGLDPREEPPSSGAPWECPDCGKLFRSLQQVVAHARVHVQRPHKNHGHPPRHAGGGEEDGGASRSGGGRGGVGGGGGRGGSSEGRQESKLQSGPQHQSAAGGGFHSVMSQFQGERPYKCPHCDYAGTQSGSLKYHLQRHHREQRNAMGASSSTASSPGLTSASLGGGGGAPRGEGREGMAKQRRPQSFTHGSAARSPAETASSRHNQHQPWILGLPEQRDRDHGKAMGGLREADLESQYRYLSGVMGALYQGGMEGGWTGESPTSTPTPPPPKAPKVSRRKPLTTSRMVPANGRERMGGGSARGTQDGGLLSQPLDLSRRPSPGLGGLEEDGVPGGGGGGGGAGVTLNQCLFCPFRTCSAELMAMHLQVNHTSKSRRKRGAHNPSSLGEHGPQRPPQPRADPDPLALWRYLSESEDRAPLEEWASSRVERGMENGLTPEEVDLEGNYNLHQPLQASNQASTTPRNTRSGLAGLGQEGRVEEDGLEEEEEEEGEEEDLERESSSPGDSPIEHGMRMSLSMSPALGSDRLTREKEAVMGD; translated from the exons ATGGATTCTCCTCCTGAATGTGTGTTGGCGCTTTCGTGTGAGCTGCCCCAGTCACCACCTACACTACCATCTCTGGACCACAGTCCCCAGGCCTCTCCTCACtctacctcccacctctccccttcACACAGCCCCCTGGACCTGCCCCTAGCCCGTAGCCCCTCAGCCCTGTCCCACACACCAGAACCCCTGTCGAACACCCTAGACAACACCCCctacttccccctctcctccttccccctcaaCCACcacgatgaggaagaggaggaggatgaagaggagctGTCAGCCCCTCCGTCCCCCACCCCGGCCGTGGCTCTCTTCCCGGGGGGTCTTCCGGAGGTGTGTAGCCCCTCTCCGGAGAGCTCTCCTCCGGTCACTCCGACATCATCGGCCCCTCTCCCCGGGTTCGGGGCCCTGGAGCTGGCCCTGTCCTCCGGGCAGCAGGGTGCCACCTGTAGTGATGAGCTAGACCTCCAGCTCTTCCATAAGGATGGGGGGAGTCTGTTAGGGTCTTTGCCAGGGAGGAAGGGTGTTTCTAGGGGAGCGGCCGGACTCAAGTTCCCCTGTCTGGTTTGTGGGAAGAGATTCCGCTTCCAGAGTATCTTGTCGCTCCACGCCCGCGCTCACAGTCTGGATCGGGACCGCCGCGCCTCagctctgtaccgtaacaccggCACCACGACCGGGAGCATCATTGGGACGGGGTCCACGGCGCATCTCAAAGCCCACCAGAAGCACAACGACGTGGGGCAGAACCACCACAGCCACCGCCAGAGTCCCCTGCTGTCTGTATCTCTAACCCAGGGActgagaggggaggatggggatggggatgctCTAGAGGAGGCTCTGCAGATGGATCACCAGACCCTCCAGCCGTTCCTAATGGATGACAGCACACCGCTGAGCCCTCCGCTGACCGAGGAGGTGCCCCTCTCCCTCACCTCCCCCTACTCCTCTTCCTGCGGCCTGGGTGGCACGGGTCCTGCCATCTTAGAAGAAGCCGCCTTGGCCACAGTGGCAGCGCCCGCATTCCGCTGCCACGCCTGCAAGGGTAAATTCCGCACGGCCTCGGAGCTGTCTCGTCACGTCCGCATCCTCCACAACCCGTACAAGTGTACCCTGTGCTCCTTCTCCGCCAGCCAGGAGGAACGCCTGGCCGCACACCTCCACGACAGCCacccctccctgtccctctctcccccggTGGAACTCCCCGCCCTGCCCTCCTACACCCCCAGACACCCCCCCATTgtaaccaccaccactaccatcatcccCACCCCCATCCCAGACACTCTCGTTCCCACCCCCACCCTGGCCCCAGGGGCTCCGCCTCTGCCGGCCTTCCGCTGTGAGACGTGCGGCCAGCGCTTCACCCAGTCCTGGTTCCTGAAGGGCCACATGAGGAAGCACAAGGATTCTCTGGACCACAAATGTCAGGTGTGTGGCCGTGGCTTCAAGGAGCCCTGGTTCCTCAAGAACCACATGAAG GTGCACCTCAACAAGCTGGGCCTGAAGGCAGGGCTGGGGGGGCTGGGGGGGCTGGTGGCTCCTGTGGCCGGGACTGAACAAAGAGGCCACAAAGGCTCGGTCACCAGCCAGGGCCTCAACGCTCTCTACTCCAGCCTCTTGCTGGCTCgtggtggaggggggagagggggacgaGCAAGGGCTGAGCGGGACGGCGCCGGAGTCTCTAGTAAATCGGCCATCTTGGGCTACCTGGGGTTGCCTAGCGATGGCGGTGGCGGCGCCAGTTGCATGGAACGGCtgcaggccgtggctcaggtggcgGAGATGGGGAACGGGagcggaggaggagggggaggaggaaacgtaggaggaggagagacagcggCAGATGGAGGGGACCAGATAGCCATGTGGCAGCTGGTAGCTCGTAGCCTAGTAGCAGCTCAACAGGCCCAGCAAGCCCAGCAGGCTCAAAGGCAGAACCAGAGGACCCAGCACCTGCACCGAGCCCCATCCAGGAGCTCCGTGGTGGGGGAGGCTGAGCAGGTCAGGGCCTACCTTGGAGGTCTGGATCCCCGAGAGGAGCCTCCGTCCTCCGGAGCCCCATGGGAGTGCCCCGACTGTGGGAAGCTGTTCCGGAGCCTGCAGCAAGTGGTGGCGCATGCCCGTGTCCACGTCCAGCGGCCCCATAAGAACCACGGTCACCCCCCACGCCACgccggaggaggagaggaggatggaggggcgAGCCGGAGTgggggaggacgaggaggagttggaggaggaggtgggagaggaggTAGCAGCGAGGGAAGACAGGAGTCCAAACTTCAAAGTGGACCTCAACATCAGTCAGCAGCCGGAGGAGGGTTCCACTCAGTGATGTCACAGTTCCAAG GGGAGAGACCGTATAAATGTCCCCACTGTGACTACGCGGGAACCCAGTCAGGCTCTCTAAAGTACCATCTCCAGAGGCACCACAGAGAACAGAGGAACGCCATGGGGGCCTCTTCATCCACCGCCTCCTCCCCCGGGCTCACTTCCGCCTCtctgggaggtggtggaggagctccacggggggagggaagggaggggatgGCCAAACAGCGCCGGCCCCAGAGCTTCACCCATGGCTCAGCCGCCAGAAGCCCGGCAGAGACCGCTTCCTCCAGGCACAACCAGCACCAGCCCTGGATACTGGGCCTTCCcgagcagagagacagggaccATGGGAAGGCCATGGGAGGACTGAGGGAGGCAGATCTGGAGAGCCAGTACCGGTACCTATCCGGGGTGATGGGGGCGCTGTACcagggggggatggagggagggtggacaggggAGTCCCCTACCTCCACTCCCACCCCGCCCCCGCCGAAGGCGCCCAAAGTGTCCCGCCGCAAACCACTCACCACCAGCCGCATGGTGCCAGCTAACGGGAGGGAGCGGATGGGAGGGGGATCAGCTCGGGGCACCCAGGATGGAGGCTTGTTGTCCCAGCCCCTGGATCTCTCCCGCCGCCCCTCCCCTGGGCTCGGAGGTCTGGAGGAGGATGGAGTAccgggaggtggtggtggaggaggaggagcaggggtcACCCTAAACCAGTGCCTGTTCTGTCCCTTCCGTACCTGCTCAGCCGAACTGATGGCCATGCACCTCCAGGTCAACCACACCAGCAAGTCCAGGCGTAAGAGGGGGGCGCACAACCCCAGCTCCCTGGGGGAACACGGGCCCCAGAGGCCACCCCAACCCCGGGCTGACCCAGACCCCCTAGCCCTGTGGAG gtaCCTGAGCGAGAGTGAAGATAGGGCCCCCCTCGAGGAATGGGCCTCAtccagggtggagagagggatggagaacgGCCTCACCCCAGAGGAAGTGGACCTAGAGGGCAACTACAACCTCCACCAACCCCTGCAGGCTTCTAACCAGGCCTCCACCACACCCAGGAACACAAGGAGTGGCCTCGCTGGCCTGGGGCAGGAAGGCAGGGTGGAGGAGGATGGgttagaggaggaagaagaggaggaaggagaagaggaggatttGGAAAGGGAGAGCAGTAGTCCAGGGGATTCCCCTATAGAGCATGGGATGAGgatgtctctctccatgtcaccTGCCCTCGGCTCTGACCGTCTTACACGAGAGAAGGAAGCAGTGATGGGAGACTAA